The following is a genomic window from Pan paniscus chromosome 18, NHGRI_mPanPan1-v2.0_pri, whole genome shotgun sequence.
acacctgtaatcccagttactcaagaagctgaggcaggagaatcacttgaatcagggaggcagaggttgcagtgagccgagatcgccccactgtactccagtctgggcgacagagcgagactccattaaaaaaaggccgggcgtggtggctcatgcctgtaatcccagcactttgggaggctgaggcgggcggatcatgaggtcaggagatgcagaccatccgggccaacacagtgaaactctgtctcaactaaaaatacaaaaaattagctggtcgaggtggcgggcacctgtagtcccagttactcaggaggctgaggcaggggaatggcatgaacctgggaagcggagtttgcagtgagccgagatcatgccattgcactccagcctgggcgatagagcgagactcaaaaaaaaaaaaaaaaaaatccaatcagATCACATCGCAGCCTGCACTTGGAAGAAAGTCCGAGCTCCCCACTCCCAGGCGCTGCCCCACGCCCCTTGCTCCCCACTGTCTGCCCACACTGGTctcctctctgtcccaccaaCTTTCCAAGACCTCCTCTGCCACCAGGCCTGTGCAAATGCGGGGTCCTGCTGCCCAGAGCCTCTCCAATGTTTGCCTCGTGGCTCCTACTTGTTAGCAGCggcacctcctcagagaagccctcTCTGCCCTGACCACTGTATCTGAAACACCAGCCCCCATAGCCCATCAGAGCACTCTGTCCTCTCCAAGAGTTACTTGGCTTCCTTCTGTCCCCCAGTGAGATGGTGGCTCCTGAGGTGTGGGACTCTGTCTGCCTCATTCTGCACCGGATCCGCAGTGCCTAGCACAACACATGGGTTGCAACCTGATCCTGGGAACACCTGTGAATGAATGCATGCGTGGAAGGCGGCAGGGGTCACTGCTGGCCATGCCATGTTTCAGGTGGGGGTGTGATCCCGTGGGCCGTGGCGTGACCTCCGGCCATGTCCTGCAGATGAAACTGCTGCCCTTCCGGCAGAAGAAGGCCCACATCATGGAGATCCAGCTGAACGGTGGCACGGTGGCCGAGAAGGTGGCCTGGGCCCAGGCCCGGCTGGAGAAGCAGGTGCCCGTGCACAGCGTGTTCAGCCAGAGTGAGGTCATTGATGTCATTGCTGTCACCAAGGGTCGAGGCGTCAAAGGTAGGGCTCAGTGAGGATGGCAGCTCCAGGGCAGGCTGCCTGGAGGCAGtggggaccagcctggcctcTCAGCCACCAGCCCCTCTCACTCACAGGGGTCACAAGCCGCTGGCATACCAAGAAGCTGCCGCGGAAGACCCATAAGGGCCTGCGCAAGGTGGCCTGCATTGGCGCCTGGCACCCTGCCCGCGTGGGCTGCTCCATTGCTCGGGCCGGGCAGAAGGGCTATCACCACCGCACGGAGCTCAACAAGAAGGTGCGTCCTCAGCCCGGGGTACGGGGACACTGTGTGGTCGGACCCCAGTCCTCAGTACTGGCCTCAGTGGGTGGGGTGCATGACCCAGACACTGCCGGGGACACAAGATGCCCCCACCAGCACTGAGTCTGAGCATGTGGGCGGATGGGCCTGGATGGGCTGCTGGCCTCAGAGGCCACTTCCTGCCCCTGGCATGTGCCCCCTTCTGGCAGATCTTCCGCATCGGCAGGGGCCCGCACATGGAGGACGGGAAGCTGGTGAAGAACAATGCATCCACCAGCTACGACGTGACTGCCAAGTCCATCACACCGCTGGTGAGGCTGGGAGGGGGCGACTGCCAGGCCCATCACACCGCTGATGATGGCTGGAGTGGGGTCAGGCTGGGCGAGGGGGCCTGGTATACATGTAGGGGGCATGCCCCAGCCTCAGCTGGACGCTCCCTGCCCCAAGGGCTCAAGATTTTTGCTCCACAGCTGGACGCTGCCCTGCCAGGCACACTGGACAGAAGACCTTGACAGCTGGGCAGTGATGTGGGACCCTTGCCTTGGCTGTCCAAAACATTTGGATATAGTCACAAGCAAGAAATCTCTGCTGCGTCCCACATCCTCCGAGCCTCCTCTGGAGGCAGCTTCCACTCCAGCTGCTGTCATGTGGGTGTGGAGTGCGGCAGCTCCTACTGTGGCCTGGGAGTCAGGCCACCTAGGCTCAAACCGCATCTCCAGGACTTAGCAGCTGTAGAGGCTGGAGCAAGTGACTCCACTCCTCTGATCCTCAGTCTCCCCCAACAAAAATGCAGACTGTCAAGTGAGATAATGCATGAAAAGGACTTAGCTTGTGACTCAGATGCTGCCCTCAGGAGGGGCGGCATGATAGTCACCCCTACatctgggggctgggcacagggcTCCTGCCTATCACTGCCCCCTCTGGGGGTTCTGCTAGGGCCCCCAGCCACCCACTAACTCAGAAGCCCTTTCTGGGCCTGGCCTCTGACCTGTGTCCTCTGCAGGGTGGCTTCCCCCACTATGGGGAAGTGAACAATGACTTCGTCATGCTGAAGGGTTGTATTGCTGGTACCAAGAAGCGGGTCATTACGCTGAGAAAGGTTGGCAGTGCTGGGTGGGCTGGGGAGTGGGTGCCCGAGGGCTGCCAGCCTGTCCTGCCCTGCGGCCTGCTACGAGCGGGACGGAGTGGTGGGAGCAGAAGGGGAGGGCTCTGGTAGGAACTAGGTGAGCAAGACCTTCCTGGTGGGGCTTGGAGGTTCACAGCAGGGTGTGGGGGATCCCCACCCTTGATGTCTACTTTACCATGGATTCCCCAGTCCCTCCTGGTGCACCACAGTCGCCAAGCCGTGGAGAATATTGAGCTCAAGTTCATTGACACCACCTCCAAGTTCGGCCATGGCCGCTTCCAGACAGCCCAAGAGAAGAGGGCCTTCATGGTGAGCTCACCGCCCCCATCCTTGTTCTTCTCTGGGGCTCCAGCTCCACATCCAGCCTGCCCGAGTAGGGAGCTGGAGCTGGCAGGGACTCCCCTGAGCTCAACTGCAGgagagactcttttttttttttttttttgaggtggagtctcgctctgtcacccaggctggagtgctgtgccgtgatcttggctcactgccacctccacctcctgggttcaagcaattctccagatTCAGCCTACCCAGTCgttggtactacaggcacgtgccaccacgccaggctaattttctgtatttttagtagggatggggtttcatcgtattagccaggatggtctctatctcctgacctcatgatccgaccgcctcagcctcccaaagtgctgggattacaggcatgagccaccgtgcccggcctgcaggAGAGACTCTTAAGGGTCTATCCCTGGGCACTGATTCTTTAGAAGAGAAGGTGGGGGAGGAAGCAGCCTTAGGGGGGCAGTAGGGCCGGCCCTTACTGATCTAGAGCCTGGCTGGGGGATGGCGTGTTTCTGGCCAGACTCTTGTGACTAAGGCTCCTCCTGCACCACCCCCTCAACCAGGGCCCCCAAAAGAAGCATCTGGAGAAGGAAACGCCGGAGACCTCGGGAGACTTGTAGGCTGTGTGGGGTGGATGAACCCTGAAGCGCACCGCACTGTCTGCCCCAGTGTCTAACAAAGGCCGGAGGCGACTCTTCCTGCGAGGTCTCAGAGCGCTGTGTAACCACCcgaggggttcaccttgcctgctgcctagacaaaGCCGATTCattaagacaggggaattgcaatagagaaagagtaattcacgcagagctggctgtgcgggagaccggagttttatgttttattattactcaaatcgaTCTCTTTGAGCATTTGCGgagcagaggtttttttttttttttttttgttttttttttgagagagtcttgatcttgtcgcccaggctgctggagtgccggggagcagagtttttaaggataacttggcgGGTGGGGagagccagtgagccaggagtgccgattggtcagggatgaaatcacagggagtagAAGCTGTCTTCTTGCGCTGAGTCAGCTCCTGGGTGgtggccacaagatcagatgagccagtttatcaatctggTTGGTGCCAGcagatccatcaagtgcagggtcggcaaaatatctcaagcactgatcttaggggcagcttagggagggtcagaatcttgtagcctccagatgcacgactcctaaaccataattccCAAtattgtggctaatgttagtcctaaaaatgcaatctagtccccaggcaagaaggaggtctgctttgggaaagggctgttactgtctttgttttaaactataaactggctgggctcagtggctcacgcctgtaatcccagcactttgggaggccaagatgggcggatcacctgaggtcgggagttcaagaccagcctggccaacatcaagaaacctcgtctctactaaaaatacaaaatcagccgggcgtggtggcgcatgattgtaatcccatctactcgggaggctgaggcaggagaattgcttaaaccagcaagttggaggttgcagtgagctgagatcgcgctactgcactccagcctggagacagagtaagactccgtctcaaaagaaagaaagaaaaaaacaaaaaactataaactgagtttctcccaaagttattTCAACCTACCACCAGggatgaacaaggacagcttggaggttagaagcaagatataGTCGGCAGAGTTCGATCTCTTTCACTgtttcagtcataattttgcaaaggcggtttcaccTGGGCGCGGAAAGGCTGCATGACCTCCGGCAGCTCCGGGCTTAGCACCGGACTTAGGACTTAGGACTTAGGACTGGACTGGGGGGACACGACCCTACGGATTCGCGCCGTCGCCCACCTGGCCAGGCCCCATGTGCGCCCCTAGCCACCAGGGCGCGAGGGGCGGCAGGGGCGGGGCCTTGGGGAAGCGGCCCAGGGGTGGTCCCTGGGAGTTTCCATGGGCGGGGCCTGCTGGGGAGATGCGATTGGACTGGCACCGGGGGGCGGGGCCTTGGGGAAGTGGCCCAGGAGTGGTCCCAGGGAGTCAACGTGGGCGGGGCCAGCTGGGAAGATCGTATTGGACCAGCCCTCAGGAGGGGCGGGGCCTCCCGGAGGCGGAAGCCGGGATTCGCACTCCGGGGAGCGATTGGTCCTCGGGAGGGGCGGGGAGGTGGACGCGGGTACCGGCGGTCGTCGGGTCGGCAGCCTTTGGTCAGTTGGCAGCGGCAAGCGCGCTGCGGTTCCGGTGGCGCCATGTCGTTCTGCAGCTTCTTCGGGGGCGAGGTTTTCCAGAATCACTTTGAACCTGGTTGGTTCTGCGGCCTCTCGCTGGGAGGGCAGCGCGGCGGGGGGCGCGCATTAGCTGGGGCGCCGCCGTCCTCCGGGGGTGATGTCTCTCCCAAGCCGGGAA
Proteins encoded in this region:
- the RPL3L gene encoding ribosomal protein uL3-like codes for the protein MVGGTRADRGGAEHRPQSEASSPFLQVWVLGPSSSTTRDTPGLTSFLPVPQSHRKFSAPRHGHLGFLPHKRSHRHRGKVKTWPRDDPSQPVHLTAFLGYKAGMTHTLREVHRPGLKISKREEVEAVTIVETPPLVVVGVVGYVATPRGLRSFKTIFAEHLSDECRRRFYKDWHKSKKKAFTKACKRWRDTDGKKQLQKDFAAMKKYCKVIRVIVHTQMKLLPFRQKKAHIMEIQLNGGTVAEKVAWAQARLEKQVPVHSVFSQSEVIDVIAVTKGRGVKGVTSRWHTKKLPRKTHKGLRKVACIGAWHPARVGCSIARAGQKGYHHRTELNKKIFRIGRGPHMEDGKLVKNNASTSYDVTAKSITPLGGFPHYGEVNNDFVMLKGCIAGTKKRVITLRKSLLVHHSRQAVENIELKFIDTTSKFGHGRFQTAQEKRAFMGPQKKHLEKETPETSGDL